The following are encoded in a window of Rosa chinensis cultivar Old Blush chromosome 4, RchiOBHm-V2, whole genome shotgun sequence genomic DNA:
- the LOC112199386 gene encoding cytochrome P450 71B17, with protein MEIKEKPLKLTAAVLKIIVKETLRLHPPGPLLVARETMSHFKVLRYDVDPKTTILVNDWPISRDPEFWNDPEKFIPERFDDRSIDFIRQHFDFLPFGASRRICPGIYMAATTMELALASCAALIGKCLME; from the coding sequence atggaaataaaagaaaagccaTTGAAATTAACAGCTGCAGTCCTCAAGATAATCGTGAAAGAAACACTTCGACTACATCCACCAGGGCCCTTACTTGTTGCACGAGAAACCATGTCCCACTTCAAAGTCCTCAGGTATGATGTTGACCCAAAAACAACAATCCTTGTTAATGATTGGCCAATCTCACGAGATCCAGAATTTTGGAACGACCCAGAAAAGTTCATTCCGGAAAGATTTGATGATAGGTCTATTGATTTTATAAGGCAACACTTTGACTTCTTGCCATTTGGAGCTAGTCGAAGAATCTGTCCAGGGATTTATATGGCAGCGACGACAATGGAGCTTGCACTTGCCAGTTGTGCTGCTTTGATTGGAAAGTGCCTGATGGAATGA